In Natronococcus occultus SP4, the following proteins share a genomic window:
- a CDS encoding acyl-CoA dehydrogenase family protein translates to MEYHDSDRARELAADVREFVDEDVIPAEREVLGEGPVSEETVEQLRETARERDLYAPQVSEEYGGLGLEFRDVLPAFEEAGRSLLGPLALRVDAPDEGNMHTLEMAGTDEQKDRWLEPLVEAEIHSGFSMTEPMQGGGSDPKMIETTARKEGDEWVIDGHKWWTTQGSEADVLLVMARTDQDAHPYEGCSIFLVPSDADGVEYQRDIPHVGGEVTGTSHAEIVYDGVRVPEENLLGEENAGFAIAQKRLGPARLTHCMRFSGMAQRSLEVAKAYTSERKGFGTSLSEKQSLRYGIADAETRLHAARTMVRHAAREISAGREARVPVSMAKVFTADVVQDAVDRSIQCCGANGIGKDLPLADFYENVRAFRLVDGADEVHKRVIARDAFEDVDESELDPVTRFRS, encoded by the coding sequence ATGGAGTATCACGACAGCGATCGGGCGCGCGAGCTGGCCGCGGACGTTCGGGAGTTCGTCGACGAGGACGTGATCCCCGCCGAGCGGGAGGTCCTCGGCGAGGGTCCCGTCTCGGAGGAGACGGTCGAGCAACTGCGCGAGACGGCACGCGAGCGTGACCTGTACGCCCCGCAGGTCAGCGAGGAGTACGGCGGGCTCGGGCTCGAGTTCCGGGACGTGTTGCCCGCGTTCGAGGAGGCAGGCCGCAGCCTGCTCGGCCCGCTGGCGCTGCGGGTCGACGCGCCCGACGAGGGGAACATGCACACCTTAGAGATGGCGGGCACCGACGAGCAGAAAGATCGGTGGCTCGAGCCGCTGGTCGAGGCCGAGATCCACTCCGGGTTCTCGATGACCGAGCCGATGCAGGGTGGCGGGTCGGATCCGAAAATGATCGAGACCACGGCCCGGAAGGAGGGCGACGAGTGGGTGATCGACGGCCACAAGTGGTGGACCACCCAGGGTAGCGAGGCCGACGTCCTGCTGGTGATGGCCCGCACCGATCAGGACGCTCACCCCTACGAGGGGTGTTCGATCTTCCTCGTGCCAAGCGACGCCGACGGCGTCGAATACCAGCGGGACATCCCCCACGTCGGCGGCGAGGTGACGGGGACGAGTCACGCCGAGATCGTCTACGACGGCGTGCGGGTTCCCGAGGAGAACCTGCTGGGCGAGGAAAACGCCGGCTTCGCCATCGCCCAGAAACGGCTCGGCCCCGCGCGGCTCACCCACTGCATGCGCTTCTCGGGGATGGCCCAGCGCTCCCTCGAGGTCGCGAAGGCGTACACGAGCGAGCGCAAGGGGTTTGGCACCAGTCTGTCGGAGAAACAGAGCCTGCGTTACGGGATCGCCGACGCCGAGACGCGGCTCCACGCCGCCAGGACGATGGTTCGGCACGCGGCCCGCGAGATCAGTGCGGGGCGGGAGGCCCGCGTCCCGGTCTCGATGGCGAAGGTATTCACGGCTGACGTCGTGCAGGACGCCGTCGACCGCTCGATCCAGTGCTGTGGCGCCAACGGGATCGGCAAGGACCTGCCGCTGGCGGACTTCTACGAGAACGTCCGCGCCTTCCGTCTCGTCGACGGCGCCGACGAGGTCCACAAGCGGGTGATCGCCCGCGACGCCTTCGAGGACGTCGACGAGAGCGAGCTCGATCCCGTGACCCGGTTCCGGAGCTGA
- a CDS encoding phosphotransferase family protein: MTDSYSDRLVDEDALATYLEDRLGPVERYAVERHTEGHSNETLFLTWGDRELVIRRPPPGETADTAHDVLREHRVTKALVDTDVPVPEPVLACEDHDVLGSDFYVMERLAGDVLRDEEPDRFADPGSRERIGEELVDTLAAIHEVDYEAVGLGEFGYPPGYTERQVDRWGQQLMWAFETTVEEREVPDLYEVGAWLQENVPEEHPHALVHGDYKLDNVIYGPAGRNASRNERADDAREPESLPELVGVFDWEMATLGDPRADLGWMLSYWRDPKDPDPAVPELTATFMEREGYPSRLELVERWEKRTGLEFEHERFYRTLAVYKLAALGEMFFRRYLEGNSDDPMYPKMEERVPALAARAVRIIDGEEPL; encoded by the coding sequence ATGACCGACTCCTACTCCGACCGACTGGTCGACGAGGACGCCCTGGCGACCTACCTCGAGGACCGGCTGGGCCCGGTCGAGCGCTACGCGGTCGAGCGCCACACGGAGGGCCACTCCAACGAGACGCTGTTTCTCACCTGGGGCGACCGCGAGCTGGTGATCAGGCGACCGCCGCCCGGTGAGACGGCCGACACGGCCCACGACGTGCTCCGGGAGCACCGCGTGACGAAGGCGCTGGTCGACACCGACGTCCCGGTTCCCGAGCCCGTGCTCGCCTGCGAGGACCACGACGTCCTCGGCAGCGACTTCTACGTGATGGAGCGACTCGCGGGCGACGTCCTCCGGGACGAGGAACCCGACCGCTTCGCCGACCCCGGCTCGCGAGAGCGGATCGGTGAGGAGCTCGTGGACACGTTGGCGGCGATCCACGAGGTCGACTACGAGGCGGTCGGCCTCGGGGAGTTCGGTTACCCGCCGGGGTACACCGAGCGCCAGGTCGATCGCTGGGGCCAGCAGCTGATGTGGGCGTTCGAGACCACGGTCGAGGAACGGGAGGTGCCGGACCTCTACGAGGTCGGCGCGTGGCTCCAGGAGAACGTCCCGGAGGAACACCCCCACGCGCTCGTTCACGGCGACTACAAGCTCGATAACGTAATATACGGGCCAGCGGGACGCAACGCGTCCCGGAACGAGCGAGCGGACGACGCCCGCGAGCCCGAATCACTCCCGGAGCTCGTCGGCGTCTTCGACTGGGAGATGGCCACGCTGGGCGACCCCCGGGCCGACCTGGGCTGGATGCTGTCCTACTGGCGCGACCCCAAGGACCCCGACCCGGCCGTCCCGGAGCTGACGGCGACGTTCATGGAGCGCGAGGGGTATCCGAGCCGGCTCGAGCTAGTCGAGCGCTGGGAGAAACGGACCGGACTCGAGTTCGAGCACGAGCGGTTCTACCGCACGCTCGCGGTGTACAAGCTCGCCGCGCTCGGCGAGATGTTCTTCCGGCGCTACCTCGAGGGTAACAGCGACGACCCGATGTACCCGAAGATGGAGGAACGGGTGCCCGCGCTGGCCGCGCGTGCGGTGCGGATCATCGATGGGGAGGAACCGCTCTGA
- a CDS encoding MaoC family dehydratase, whose translation MRYFEDVEVGEIREFGEYEVTEDEIVEFAEQYDPQPFHVDPEAAAGSMFGELVASGWHTAAMSMRLLVEGPDGEDDRAAMGSPGVEELRWHQPVTPGDTLSVRTEVLEKRASESRSDRGYVTSRLETHNGDGELVMSWVADTIYRRRDGE comes from the coding sequence ATGCGATACTTCGAGGACGTCGAGGTCGGCGAGATCCGCGAGTTCGGCGAGTACGAGGTGACCGAGGACGAGATCGTCGAGTTCGCCGAGCAGTACGATCCCCAGCCGTTCCACGTCGACCCCGAGGCCGCGGCCGGCAGCATGTTCGGCGAGCTGGTCGCCTCGGGCTGGCACACCGCCGCGATGTCGATGCGGCTGCTCGTCGAGGGGCCCGACGGCGAGGACGATCGGGCCGCGATGGGATCGCCCGGCGTCGAGGAGCTGCGCTGGCACCAGCCAGTCACGCCCGGCGACACGCTCTCCGTACGGACGGAAGTTCTGGAGAAGCGGGCCTCGGAGAGCCGTTCGGATCGCGGCTACGTGACGAGTCGCCTCGAGACCCACAACGGGGACGGCGAGCTCGTCATGAGCTGGGTCGCGGACACGATCTACCGGCGGCGCGACGGCGAGTAG
- a CDS encoding 3-hydroxyacyl-CoA dehydrogenase/enoyl-CoA hydratase family protein: MPDDTIDRVAVLGAGNMGHGIAEVAAMAGYNVVLRDIEPEYVADGYESIRWSLEKLAERDRLDEPADAVLERIETTTDLADAVADAELVIEAAPENLELKRELFADLERFADEDALLATNTSSLPITDVAAAVDSPERVLGLHFFNPPVKMDLVEVIYGAETSDEVAEAGHDWVESIGKTPIYVRKDVRGFVVNTIVGPFVGEPAWMVSEGDAEIRQADAAMVHERGYPMGPFELADLTGIDVGYHVRKEAGDDVPPVMAEKVEAEELGKKTGTGFYDYEDGAGPDYEPDQGEGFDTLQVEARMINRAASLVGEDVATPEAIDTGVRLGLGFPEGICRRGDRLGLDRVLQKLETELEATGDDRFEPHPYLRELVTERKTGEDAGAGFHEYGDGGDDGLDSYRYLNAAIEDGVLEVELDRPERMNALSTALLDEIDDLFSTVGTDELRCVTIEGAGDRAFSAGADIGGFDSLEPTDAMDVTPAFETVNEFPRPVIATVDGYCLGAGLELALACDLRIATKRSSFGAPEIGLGLIPGGGGTQRLLRVLGETRAKELVFRGNHIDAERAEAWGLVNRAVDREAFDDLVAAFVDDLREGPPLGLEVAKKVLNRGEDASLEAALTMESQGFGLLLGTEDVREGTAAFAADREPEFEGR; this comes from the coding sequence ATGCCAGACGATACCATCGACCGCGTCGCCGTCCTCGGCGCGGGAAACATGGGTCACGGAATCGCCGAAGTAGCCGCGATGGCGGGGTACAACGTCGTGCTCCGGGATATCGAGCCCGAGTACGTCGCGGACGGCTACGAGTCGATTCGCTGGAGCCTCGAGAAGCTCGCGGAGAGAGATCGCCTCGACGAGCCCGCCGACGCGGTCCTCGAGCGGATCGAGACGACGACGGATCTCGCCGACGCCGTCGCCGACGCGGAGCTCGTGATCGAGGCCGCCCCGGAGAACCTCGAGCTGAAACGCGAGCTCTTCGCCGACCTCGAGCGGTTCGCCGACGAGGACGCCCTGCTGGCGACGAACACCTCGAGCCTGCCGATCACCGACGTCGCCGCGGCCGTCGACTCGCCCGAACGCGTGCTGGGGCTGCACTTCTTCAACCCGCCGGTGAAGATGGATCTCGTCGAGGTGATCTACGGGGCGGAGACGAGCGACGAGGTCGCCGAGGCCGGCCACGACTGGGTCGAATCGATCGGCAAGACGCCGATCTACGTTCGCAAGGACGTCCGCGGCTTCGTCGTCAACACCATCGTCGGTCCGTTCGTCGGCGAACCCGCGTGGATGGTCTCCGAGGGCGACGCCGAGATCCGACAGGCCGACGCGGCGATGGTCCACGAGCGGGGGTATCCGATGGGGCCGTTCGAGCTCGCCGACCTGACGGGGATCGATGTCGGCTACCACGTCCGCAAGGAGGCCGGCGACGACGTTCCGCCGGTGATGGCCGAGAAGGTCGAAGCCGAGGAGCTCGGCAAGAAAACCGGGACGGGGTTCTACGACTACGAGGACGGTGCCGGTCCCGACTACGAACCCGACCAGGGGGAGGGGTTCGACACGCTGCAGGTCGAAGCCCGCATGATCAACCGCGCGGCCTCCCTGGTCGGCGAGGACGTCGCGACCCCCGAGGCGATCGACACCGGGGTCCGCCTCGGGCTTGGGTTCCCCGAGGGGATCTGCCGTCGCGGCGATCGGCTCGGCCTCGATCGCGTCCTCCAGAAGCTCGAGACCGAACTCGAGGCGACCGGCGACGACCGGTTCGAACCCCACCCCTACCTGCGCGAACTCGTCACCGAGAGGAAGACGGGCGAGGACGCCGGCGCGGGCTTTCACGAGTACGGCGACGGCGGGGACGACGGCCTCGACTCCTACCGCTACCTGAACGCCGCGATCGAGGACGGCGTCCTCGAGGTCGAGCTCGATCGGCCCGAGCGGATGAACGCCCTCTCGACGGCGCTGCTGGACGAGATCGACGACCTGTTCTCGACGGTCGGGACCGACGAGCTCCGGTGTGTGACGATCGAGGGAGCTGGCGATCGTGCCTTCAGCGCCGGGGCGGATATCGGCGGCTTCGACTCGCTCGAGCCGACCGACGCGATGGACGTCACGCCCGCCTTCGAGACGGTCAACGAGTTCCCGCGACCCGTGATCGCGACGGTCGACGGCTACTGTCTCGGCGCGGGCCTCGAACTCGCGCTGGCCTGTGACCTGCGGATCGCGACGAAGCGGTCCTCGTTCGGCGCCCCCGAGATCGGCCTCGGGCTGATTCCGGGCGGGGGCGGCACGCAGCGGCTCCTCCGCGTCCTCGGCGAGACGCGCGCGAAGGAGCTGGTCTTCCGGGGCAACCACATCGACGCCGAGCGGGCCGAAGCGTGGGGACTGGTCAACCGGGCCGTCGATCGCGAGGCGTTCGACGACCTCGTCGCGGCGTTCGTCGACGACCTGCGCGAGGGACCGCCGCTGGGCCTCGAGGTTGCCAAGAAGGTGCTGAACCGGGGCGAGGACGCGAGCCTCGAGGCGGCGCTGACCATGGAGAGCCAGGGTTTCGGCCTGCTGCTTGGCACCGAGGACGTCCGGGAGGGAACCGCGGCCTTCGCCGCGGACCGCGAGCCGGAGTTCGAGGGGCGGTGA
- a CDS encoding MaoC/PaaZ C-terminal domain-containing protein: MADATDRIRFADLEIGHEVVTHSRTITEADVREFAGVSGDFNPLHLSESYTADLPFGEPIAHGALLFAVTTGLLWQYRHERPETVAFYGVDSLRFTEPVTMGTTVHAESELIEKEPRDHPVGDGVARYETRLVTDGGTVAISCELLTLVR, from the coding sequence ATGGCCGACGCGACCGATCGGATTCGGTTCGCGGACCTTGAGATCGGCCACGAGGTCGTCACCCACTCGCGGACGATCACCGAGGCCGACGTACGGGAGTTCGCGGGCGTCAGCGGCGACTTCAATCCGCTCCATCTGAGTGAGAGCTACACGGCCGACCTGCCGTTTGGCGAGCCGATCGCTCACGGCGCCCTGTTGTTCGCCGTGACGACGGGGCTGCTCTGGCAGTACCGCCACGAACGACCCGAGACCGTCGCGTTCTACGGCGTCGACTCGCTGCGGTTCACCGAGCCCGTCACGATGGGGACGACGGTCCACGCCGAGTCCGAACTGATCGAGAAAGAGCCTCGCGATCACCCCGTCGGTGACGGCGTCGCCCGCTACGAGACCCGCCTCGTGACGGACGGCGGGACGGTCGCGATCTCCTGTGAACTGCTGACGCTCGTGCGGTGA
- a CDS encoding polysaccharide deacetylase family protein, translated as MTDRSNTRRRFLALSGATMATGLAGCSDSDGSETDDDGTNETDDEADDPPADDTEDEDDDEPDEEEADADEYGPPELALETEYDSREEFGQPGEGFDDFEDADEWAVVQGSAEPDEEFAFEGSQSLRLAAEDGEDVIVEREIEPTDLSDRELSLAVRTTTPGNVAIDIRLEDAYGGATHHQLRAVSYGSDDVGWFRTNPGAFEEGTTPLERDAVERIQLLVYNTDDAEVWVDDLRIHDKPESGYVVLCWDDGTPDFYERASPLHDEYDVNAVQSAVRQWTQGSRDDVLTLDQLQERQEAGDQIIAHGSHVFLEDLEEDQLRESLERDKQWAVDNELQGGHYITYPHNSFDQTVLDVVSDYYYAGGFNQAGDVNLTGVYGFDPLVLPRTIGHDLDIAKRCVDLAAAHRQCTILNFHAFDLENTMAEDEYEELLQYIDSEDGVEVIDFDDLWTMRREGH; from the coding sequence ATGACGGACCGATCGAACACTCGTCGACGATTCCTCGCGCTCTCCGGAGCAACGATGGCGACCGGCCTGGCCGGCTGTTCGGACTCCGATGGGTCGGAGACCGACGATGACGGGACGAACGAGACGGACGACGAGGCCGATGACCCGCCGGCGGACGACACCGAAGACGAGGACGACGACGAACCAGACGAGGAGGAGGCCGACGCCGACGAGTACGGCCCGCCGGAGCTCGCGCTCGAGACCGAGTACGACAGCCGCGAGGAGTTCGGCCAGCCCGGGGAAGGGTTCGACGACTTCGAGGACGCCGACGAGTGGGCGGTCGTGCAAGGGTCCGCGGAGCCCGACGAGGAGTTCGCGTTCGAGGGATCACAGAGCCTTCGACTCGCCGCCGAAGACGGCGAGGACGTCATCGTCGAACGGGAGATCGAGCCGACGGACCTGTCCGATCGCGAGCTCTCGCTTGCGGTGCGGACGACTACGCCCGGCAACGTGGCGATCGATATCCGCCTCGAGGACGCCTACGGGGGTGCGACCCACCACCAGCTCCGGGCGGTCTCCTACGGCAGCGACGACGTCGGCTGGTTCCGGACGAACCCGGGCGCGTTCGAGGAGGGGACGACGCCGCTCGAGCGCGACGCAGTCGAACGGATCCAGCTGCTCGTCTACAACACCGACGACGCCGAGGTGTGGGTCGACGACCTCCGGATCCACGACAAACCCGAGAGCGGGTACGTCGTCCTCTGCTGGGACGACGGGACGCCGGACTTCTACGAGCGGGCCAGCCCGCTCCACGACGAGTACGACGTCAACGCCGTCCAGTCCGCCGTTCGGCAGTGGACCCAGGGCTCACGGGACGACGTTCTGACCCTCGACCAGCTGCAGGAACGCCAGGAGGCTGGCGACCAGATCATCGCTCACGGGAGCCACGTCTTCCTCGAGGACCTCGAGGAGGACCAGCTCAGGGAGTCCCTCGAACGCGACAAGCAGTGGGCCGTCGACAACGAGCTCCAGGGCGGCCACTACATCACCTACCCGCACAACAGCTTCGATCAAACTGTACTGGACGTCGTCTCGGACTACTACTACGCGGGCGGGTTCAACCAGGCCGGCGACGTGAACCTCACCGGCGTCTACGGCTTCGACCCGCTCGTCTTGCCCCGGACGATCGGCCACGACCTCGACATCGCGAAGCGGTGTGTCGACCTCGCCGCGGCCCACCGCCAGTGTACGATTCTCAACTTCCACGCCTTCGATCTAGAGAACACGATGGCCGAAGACGAGTACGAAGAACTCCTGCAGTACATCGATAGCGAGGACGGAGTCGAGGTCATCGACTTCGACGATCTCTGGACGATGCGTCGCGAGGGCCACTAG